A single Mycobacteriales bacterium DNA region contains:
- a CDS encoding LD-carboxypeptidase has product MQTPPPCQPGDRVALLSPSWAGPAVFPAVHELGVRRLREVFGLEPVEYPTTRRHSTPAERAADVMAAFTDPTISAVIATIGGDDQLKVLPHLDRDALAAHPTRFLGYSDNTNLHHLLWGLGIVSYHGGSTMVQLGRGGRMHPATEASMRHALFGTGTDAVEVPQLQEWGDSERPWDDPATLETEPALEPADPWEWHGPATEVTGRSWGGCLEIVDWQLRASRWVRPLEEYDGCVLLLETSEELPDADYVYRVLMAMGERGMLGRFGAVLVGKPKTRSLTEPRTDEQRRTYVEQQREAILRATTEYAAHAPVVLGLDLGHTDPHVIVPHGGLVTVDPVNRTVTAQY; this is encoded by the coding sequence ATGCAGACGCCGCCGCCCTGCCAACCCGGAGACCGGGTCGCCCTGCTGTCCCCTTCGTGGGCCGGCCCGGCGGTCTTCCCCGCGGTCCACGAGCTCGGCGTCCGGCGGCTGCGCGAGGTGTTCGGTCTGGAGCCGGTCGAGTACCCCACGACCCGCAGGCACTCCACCCCAGCCGAGCGCGCCGCCGATGTGATGGCGGCCTTCACCGACCCCACGATCTCGGCCGTCATCGCGACCATCGGTGGCGACGACCAGCTCAAGGTCCTCCCCCACCTCGACCGCGACGCGCTGGCCGCGCACCCCACCCGCTTCCTCGGCTACAGCGACAACACCAATCTCCACCACCTGCTGTGGGGCCTGGGAATCGTCAGCTACCACGGCGGGTCGACGATGGTGCAGCTCGGCCGCGGTGGCCGGATGCACCCGGCCACCGAGGCCTCGATGCGCCACGCGCTGTTCGGCACGGGCACCGACGCCGTGGAAGTCCCGCAGCTGCAGGAATGGGGCGACAGCGAGCGACCCTGGGACGACCCGGCGACGCTCGAGACCGAGCCGGCGCTCGAGCCCGCCGACCCGTGGGAGTGGCACGGTCCCGCGACAGAGGTCACCGGCCGCTCCTGGGGCGGTTGCCTCGAGATCGTCGACTGGCAGCTGCGGGCATCGCGGTGGGTGCGACCCCTCGAGGAGTACGACGGGTGCGTCCTGCTGCTCGAGACCTCCGAGGAGCTGCCCGACGCCGACTACGTCTACCGCGTCCTCATGGCCATGGGCGAGCGCGGGATGCTCGGGCGCTTCGGCGCCGTGCTCGTCGGCAAGCCCAAGACCCGCTCCCTCACCGAGCCACGCACCGACGAGCAGCGCCGGACCTACGTCGAGCAGCAGCGCGAGGCCATCCTTCGGGCGACCACGGAGTACGCCGCACATGCCCCCGT